aatcaTCTGGATGCCTGGAAAAATTGACTTGATCacagctgtttttttttttaaaaaaaggaagataACTGTTGCAGCTATGTCCAAACCGCAGCTGCGAAACCTGTGAGTAGTGGCAAGAAATGTAAATTCGAATAGTTTCTTTGTGACATTGGAGCGATGAAACAACAAATTTACAAACCACTAAGAATGGGAGAAAAATAGTGATGCGGTATATTTCGAGTTGTGCGTAGCCATTTCTGCGAAGAAGATTAAGAAATAATCAAGAAATCAAGAAGTGGTGACCTAGATCGATTTGGATcaatagaagaagaagtaaagaaTCTGATACCTGCTTGCCTGTAAGGAGAAGCTCCAAGCCAATAAGCAAACCACCTTTAGTTGTGCTTATCGTCTCCCAGAAACGGATTAACCGGAAGCCTAGTTCTGATTCCACTGTACCCGCGGAGATGTTGGTGAAATACACAGCGACATAAGACTTTCCGAAGGACTTAGCAGATCTCATGGACATAGCTTGATCTCCGACTGAAGAAATCGTAGATTACGGTATATAATAAGAATCGAGAAATAGATCATACAGGAGGAAAACAAAAGGAGGTGAAAGGATACATCTTGTAAGAAGGTGTAAAAAGCAGAATCAATGATTTTAGAGTGGATAGTTACTGCAACGTAACGGAGATTTGGAGAGAATGGAACAATGGTTACGGAGAGGAATCGTAAGAGACTATTGACAGAAAAAGGAAAGCGTGGGTTTTGTCGGAAAGTGTAACATGATTCTCAAATGGGCCACAACCAAATTTTAGAAGGCCAAAACATTTGGCCCATGTCGATAAAGAGAATGTAACGTGGCAAAATAGAGGCATCtaattggttaatttttttgccGACATGGACCCCCTCAGAAAGTTTTATATCTTGCTTTTAGTATAGTTTTGATATAGTAGTTTTGATAATTAAATGGAAGATTAATGAAAGAATATGACTTTTGACTTTTACCCAATTATTACTCTATATTCAATGTATTTCAAGCAGTTTTAAGGCaaatatattatagatttgaaCATATTAAAGATTTGTATCGATTTAAAAGATTACCAAAGTGTGAAACTTGGTggtaattaccaaaaaaaacgtCAAGTCCAAGGGGTCTTTATAAACAAAAGAGGTAATATCTTAAAGtggaagaaataaaaaaaaagaaaagaagataatCGTGCGTGGGGATGGGATCTATTTGAATCAGTGGAAGGCAAAGAAACAAAACCCTTTTTTCTTGCCTCTTCCCCGAAGAAAAACCCTTCCCTTCTCTCCTTTGCCTCTTGGCGGCTGCGGCCAACTTCTCCTCCTTCTAATCTCTTAAACCCTAGATTCGATCCCCTGATTCTGTTTAGGGTTTCTATCTTCTCTTTTGGCCGCATCCCCCCCTTATCCGAGAAGGATCTATCAATCAAACCTTTTGTTTCTCGAATCTGATTATCATGGCTACCGTTGCTGATCGTATCCTTTCTCTACGTTTCTCTCGATCTGTTGTTTTCTCTTGTTTATCGTTATTGGATCTTCGATTCTAGCTTCGTTCTCTGTTTAAATTGATGTGATTCGATTTTCGATTTAAGTAGATTTAGATTTGGGGTTTTGTTAGCATCACTGTGGGAGTTTGATTGATGTGAATCGATTATCTTATGTGGCTGGTTAATTAAACGAATTGATTGATTTTCGAAAAGATGCTTCCTTTTACACTGTTCTAATGGTTGATTCATATGAAAGGTGTCTTTGTTTCCTTGACTCGCCTTGATGTTTCTAGAATCTGCTGATATGTTGCAGAACCTCACTTTGGACTCACAAACCAAAGCTTCCGAGATCCCTGAGCCTAACAAGAAGGTGTGAAGAAGCTTTattgtttggttttattattattattctccaCCTTTAcagtttcatttttctttttctttttaacaagCCTTGTTCTTTGTGCAGACTGCTGTTTACCAGTATGGAGGTGTGGATTCACATGGTCAAGTTCCTACCTATGACCGTTCTTTGACTCCATTGCTTCCCACTGATGCCGTTGACCCTTCTGTTTGCTATGTTCCCAATGCGTACCCGCACTTTTATTATGGAGGTACCTTTGTTCTCAACTCCTACGATCTAGTAACATTACTTTTCACAAGTTTTTTTACCCATGTTTAAcaagttttatctttttattaacTTTCAGGATATGGAAATGGAGACTGGAGCGAATACACTGGTTACCAGAATCCTGAAGGTGTTGACATGAGCTCTGTAAGTGTGTGCTTACTAGGTCCATTGTGTCTTTTCATCTTCTTCGCATCTGCTCTGCTTAACAGCTTTGAATGGCTCTTTCCAGGGAATTTATGGAGAGAATGGCTCTATTGTGTATCCTCAGAGTTATGGGTATGCAGCTTATCCTTACTCGCCAGCGACAAGCCCTGGTCCACAGGTTGGCGGAGATGGGCAGTTGTATGCTGCTCAGCAGCAGTACCAGTATCCTGCCTTTTTCCCCACTGGAGCTTTTGCTACCCCTACCCAGGGAGATCTCTCTGCAAACAAAGCTGGTGGTGTGAAGACAGCGGAAACCAAGAATGTTGCATCTGCTGCTGGTAAAGGAAGCAACGGAACAGTTACAGGGAAACCAAATAACCAGACTACACATAACACCGCAAGCAATTTGTATGGAACTGGTGCTCCGGGAGGAGGTTTTGCTGGTGGATATGGTTATGATGGGTTTTATGCTCCTGTGCCATGTTACGACGGCTCTAAGTATTCAGATGTGCAGAGATCTGGTAGTGGAGTTGCATCCTCCTATTCTAAGTCGACCACTGTACCATCATCGAGGAATCAAAATTACCGCTCAAATTCCCATTACACGGTATgacatttttctatatattctaTTGACGAACACCATGGTTTGTTTTATTGGCGTAAAATATGGTCTTAATTAATGTTTTCTTTTGCACCAGCCTGCCTCAATGACAGGCTACGGTACAGGTCAGGGATACTACAACAGGGTGTATCAGAACAAGGTATATGGTAGCTATGGAAGCTCAGGGAGATCTGGTACGGTTTATGGTTCTTCTGGGTATGATTCAAGAACAAATGGAAGAGGATGGGTGAGCACAACAGACAACAGATACAGAAACTGGGGAAGGGGTAACAATTCCTTCTATGGAAATGAGAACAACGCAGATGGGTTGAATGAACTTAACAGGGGACCTAGAGCGAAGGGCGCAAAGAACCAGAAGGAAAATTCAGAAGATAGCTTAGAGGTGAAGGAGCAGACTGGCGAGTCAAATGTAGTTGAGGCTGTGGAGACAGAGAACACTTGCATTGTTCCTGACAGGGAACAGTACAACAAAGAAGATTTCCCAGTGGATTATGAGAATGCTATGTTCTTCGTCATCAAGTCCTACAGTGAAGATGATGTGCACAAGAGCATCAAATATAATGTTTGGGCCAGCACACCAAACGGAAACAAGAAACTTGCTGCAGCGTACCAGGAAGCTCAGCAGAAACCTGGCGGCTGTCctatctttctctttttctcggTATGTTCTATAATCCTGGAATCAATCATGCAGTTCTTTTCTACTTTGTTTGAAGATATGGAGCTAATTAATATTCATCTCTTGTTTTTCTCTTCCAGGTCAATGCAAGTGGACAATTTGTTGGGCTTGCTGAAATGACAGGGCCAGTTGATTTCAACACAAATGTGGAGTACTGGCAGCAAGACAAGTGGACGGGCTCTTTCCCTCTTAAGTGGCATATTGTGAAGGACGTTCCAAACAGCTTGCTGAAGCACATTACCCTTGAGAACAATGAGAACAAGCCCGTCACCAACAGTAGAGACACACAAGAGGTAACAGATCTTTGAAGCTTTTACATCTCTTTTAAGTTTTGTCCTCTATTTTGTTTTCGTGTGTTGAAGTTTCTTTTGTGGGATCATGTTACAGGTCAAGTTGGAGCAAGGTTTGAAGATAGTGAAAATTTTCAAGGAGCATACAAGCAAGACTTGCATTTTGGATGACTTTTCCTTCTATGAGGTTAGGCAAAAGACTATCTTGGAGAAGAAGGCTAAGCAACAGCAAACCCAGAAACATGTAAGAACATACATGATAACAGTTCTAGAACTCTTTCGTAGTCATAGTGTACAACTCGAGTGTTCATCTAACATCTAAATGAACTTTATTTAACAGGTAAGTGAGGAGAAGACTACAACAGATGAGAAAAAGGACTCCGCAACTGCTGATTCGGCTAATAAGGAATCTCCTCCAGCTACCAGTGATGCCAAGGCTGATGAGAATGGGTCTGTTGCAAAACCAGTCGGTGTGGTGGCAAATGGTTGCTAGATTAGGCGATGTAGCTCACGGCTTGTGCATTAAACGCaacaagagagaagaagatatgaacAGTCCCGTTTACAGTTTCTCTGGAGAAGTGCCGTGAGCTTTGAAGCATGGAAGGAAGAGCCTTAGTACCTGAGACCGAGATTCTGTTTCTATGCCCTTAGAAGTTAAATGTCCCAGTTTTATTGTTTCTTCAATCTTTTCGTGTTCTCTTTTTACCTTGTCTTTacagttttttcttttcttttttcatgtTCTGTTGTTCCTCCTGCCTTGTAAAATGCTTATAGGACCTACTAAATTGTGGGAAAAGTAAGAGAAAGAAGATATAATAGCAGGGTGGGAGTTGTTTCCATTTCTGTTGGATTGATAGgcagatttttgtttattttcccCCTTTTTCTATTCTCCTGTTTCTTGTTTGGGTTCAGACATGACTCTATTTGATATCTGTTAGCATCTGAGGTTCTGTCTTCGTAGTTTCTTGCTTCTTTCACTGTCCAAAGTTACTTGTGAACCATAACTAGTTTCAGTATAAGATGTCTACCCTAAGAAGATTAATGATGTAGATCTCTCGGGTTGCAAACAAGTTAATGACAAGATTCAAGAAACTTAATTTAATTAGTGATCTCTCGGTATGACATGTCTGATTAAAAAAACTAGTTTGATCTGACGGGCCGACGTATATTATACCAGTACATTGTTTGTTTCTGCCATAGCATCAATTTTAAGTTAACCTGTAGTCctttgtgacaaaaaaagaagttaaccTGTAGTTAGATATTGATCCTTTGGGTTGTTTCTTGAAATGCTTTTCTATCTGTGTAAATGGCGTCTTTTCTGGGTTACATTGGAAAATGGAATGATGTCCGAATTGGATGATGCGCTGCATGAATAACCGAAGCTATTAGAATAAACTTgataatcctttttttttgccCCTTTCTCTTTAAATACTCTATTGGTTCTCTCACACAGTAATTGTTTAAATAACCAGCGAGAATTAGGGATGTTAATATGGCTCAACGGTTAGCCCTAACCCTGCAAACCCATTTATAACCCTAACCCTCATTTTTTAAACAGGATTGACCCTAATAGGACCAGGGTTTAAATTCTAACCCTTTTATTTTGATTCACACAactattatacaatatttaataatgtttttcaccaaaaaaaacttaaagtcgagttttctcgccaaactaaacaacaaaattttccgccaaaacctcaaaatcgaattttcccgtgaaaacgtaaaattaagtttttctgGAAAACCCGTAAAACTCAATttcacggttttggcgggaaaactcgatttgccggttttggaggaaaaactcgatattgcggttttagttttggcggaaaaaactcgatttttcggtttcggcggaaaaactcgattttgtggTTTCGGTGGGAAAacccgatttgccggtttcggcggaaaacttGTTTTTactgtttcggcgggaaaacacgattttgtagttttggcgggaaaactcgtttttacggttttggcttcggcgggaaaactcgattttacagtttcggcgggaaaactcgatttacCTGTTTTtgcaggaaaactcgattttgcggtttttgcggaaaaacttgattttgtggttttggtggaaaaactcaaattaggttttggcggaaaaaacacaatttttgttttttgacggaaaaactttATTCTTAGTTGTGGagcaaaaactcgattttacgattttgtgaggaaaacttttgattttgatgctCAACAAATTAGAAGAAAGAAtcatatcatatcttaatttttctagtttaatctttaaaatttaaaaacaaaaataaatgaaatatttttttcaatttaatgAGCTAACCCTGGTAACAGCCCTAACTCTTGATTATAATAGGGTTAAAATAAGGCTGGGTTAAAATAGAGCTGAgtttataataaacaaaagagggTTGGGCCCTACCCCTGTAGTTAACATCCCTAGCGAGAATGTAATTGTTCTTCCCAagtataaataacaaataatacTTTATAAATAGTTAGTGTTATAGCCTGCTGGGAAGAGATTAATCGAAAGAATCGTTCTCACCAAGCTGGTGATACTTATAAGTCAATGCATATAGTaagttttattttgttcattttcccTATATTTGAATGGGTTGGGAATTACAAtgttaataataatttagagtAAAGAAAAACATTGTAGCTAGTACCTCTAAGTACACAATTTTAGAAAAACATTGTAGCTAGTACCTCTAAGTACACAATTTTAATAGGCAGTTAAGTATCAAACAAGAGAGtccatttcattttatttaaaaagtatCACATCACACACGATGAAATAACAACTTATCAAGATCGATAAGATCATCACAACTCGTTATTAGAGATGAGGACCTTTATCACGTATAGAAGTACTGCCGTTAGAGCCGATCTTCATTCCTTTGTTGATATGTATATTTCCAACCCCGTTTCCTGTTTTTTAGTTTGATAAACCATGAATCAATTACTAATGACATGCATTTCTTAAGTTAGGGTTTCTCTATTGTtcaaaaaatgaatttattaaagttcgaaaaataataatgaatttattgaaaatttaaaagaatatatgaTCTATCAACGATGAATCAATTACTAATGACATGCATCTAGCCAACTCATCTTAGTCTCTTTTCAGTTTAATGAAGGAATATGTTGCTCAGAAAAATATGATCTATCAACGATTGGATCATACTCATCATAGTATCATACATATATACAACAACAGAGCTACATGTTACCAGTTTAGTTATATCATCACTTTATCGATCAAAGTCAAATATCAGCTTTACTAAATACACCATACTCCCCACATATACACGTGACATGTACATCCACAAATAGATCTGACTTCTGCTatcacatacacacacacatacacaatCTCAAGATAACCATAGAATAAACTGAGAGGAGTGATGGAAACTTACTAGAGTGCGAGATGAGTAAGTTACGTTGGCCAACGTTGGGGTCAATTAGTGCAATGGACAAGAGGAACATTACACCAATTAAGAAACCCAACTTGCATTTCatcatcgttttttttttcgctGATAGCTTAACGACGTTGAAGAACACTTAATCGTGGtcctatatatatagagaaacagATCAATACGGATGCgttgttaaattattacaaatgtaCAACGAACGATGCATGTATAATGCCATTGTCGGTCTGTGACCCCATCATCTCAGTGTCTTGTTTCTCACCCTTAATTTCTTGTGTTTAcatttcttttgttgttttatttctctccttgttttgtttgttgttcTAGTTTCTGTGAAAAGAAGATATACGTTTTCCACGTTTTGTATATCTTtttttcagttacaaaaaaaagatatacaAGAACGTGGAAAAGGAGTAGATTTTGACTTTTTGTTCTAATGAAGTGCATCACTTCTCACATATACGTTATAACGTTAGTTGTGTTggaatctttttcttttataaatttaatggaTTAAGTAAAAAGCTGGTTAAATAtgttcaaaaatggattttttctGCTcttaaaaaacttttataatttttatttaaagagtGAAAATGTATATTAGAAACATGTAAAAGAATATCACTAgaataaatctaatattttcaCAAAAACATGTCATCAATAGTTTTAGAAAAAACTACGAAAAGCGTGAGAGAAATGTTATGCAAAAGCACACTACACATATGGGAACGGCTTTTGGGGActagaaacaattttttaaaaatattaataaatttcttttatatactttaaGGACTTATGCAtattaaaatatccaaaaattttGAGCGCAAAAGTTAATGTTTCACTTGCCTATGTCTAGATCCGATTCTGTATACTGTATACTGTATACACCACTGCCATTGTGAACTGGACTTGACTCGTCTTTGAGTCCTAGGTTTTGGTTGATGTGAAAGTGTTTCTACGGTAAAAACGTTTTCGGggctcttaatttttttttttttctaatttaaaaaaaaaaataaaaaatgaatcaaTCGCGGGTCACCACGTGTCTGTGGGACCCGCAAACAGTACAACAAACCCCTGTGAAACGTTTCTTATTTGGCGATATTGAAGCACGGTTTTTGCAAAAAAGTGGTGGAAATGGAACCCATGCGTAAGAACCCTCCTCCCACCACCGATAATCATGTTTTAAGATAGTTTTTAGTCCCCAAAATGTTTGTTCTAAAAAccaccaataaaaaaatattttctcacACAAAAAACACAAGACCAAGGGTTTTTGTCCGTCTCGACTGATGAGAAATTTGACATTTTGATCCTTCTTTAGCAGTCATTTATTTAACTTGCTTTggtcattgatttattaatcaaaatatgGCATGTCTCATCGATCTACCTTAAAGATTAACTTCTTGATGaaaaaaagtctaaattttAGCCTACAAATTGTATTTGTACCTCATTTCATTGACCTCACACAGAATCTAGTTGTTAGAATCGTCATCATCTTTGATGGCGAGAACCTTAATTTAACTACTTCTCATCAAATTTGTGCTCATATAAGTCAATAAATGTAATGAGCGCATGTcgacttttatttatttatgctattttctttatatttgcATGAGTTAAAATTACAATATTAATCATCGATTTGGGTAAagacatttatttttttttaaaacacattgTGACACCAATCAATACACAATCCATCAAACAAAAGAAGTTACATTTCACTTATTCAAAGAGAATCGAATCATAACACACATAgtgaaacaacaacaacaacaatgcaCCAGATAATCACAATGGGATGGGATATTTAGGGTAGATCAATAAGATTATTACAACTCGTATATTATGGATGACGACCAGAGGCCATCCTCTGCAAATAGTTCTATCAGTTGCCGGAAGAAAAGAGACAAAATCAAACCACCCCCAATGCCTAGATCCACAATCACTAAGGAACAAAATCTCTGGGAATAGCTGACCAAGACACGACACCTCCCTTAGCCCTTAGGTGTTGGCTGCCTGAGTTTTGGGGCCGAGATCACTGCAACTATTGTTGAACGTTGCTTCTTGAGGGTAATAAGTAATAACAAGTCACTATCAACCAGCCAATAACATGGCAAGGTTCACTGCCGTTCTCACTGTCTAAGACCTTTTCTATATCTATGATGGATTCTATATTCCCCTGTTTGGAaacgcgctaggcgctagtcggacgGTCGGAttgggcctagcgcctaaagaaAAAATCGGAAATTAATAGGAAATTATGCGGGGCGAAATTTTTAGACTGTttactatattataaaacatattaatttttaattgtgtataacattaatacattttcatgtttaaaattgtataaaacactcaaatagaatatataaacttaatatagtgtaattttcatcaaaattatgaatataaatgatatttataaaaattttgatcaaatagataaataagaatattattaaaagaaaaaataataaaaaaaatagattaggcggccgcctaggcggctaggcggtcatttaggtgGTATAGACtgaaaaaatcggatatccgatttttttaaccgatttggcataaattGGAACGGAAAAGTGATACGTAGCGCACTTAGCCGATTTTTA
This region of Brassica napus cultivar Da-Ae chromosome C5, Da-Ae, whole genome shotgun sequence genomic DNA includes:
- the LOC106440596 gene encoding YTH domain-containing protein ECT2: MATVADQSADMLQNLTLDSQTKASEIPEPNKKTAVYQYGGVDSHGQVPTYDRSLTPLLPTDAVDPSVCYVPNAYPHFYYGGYGNGDWSEYTGYQNPEGVDMSSGIYGENGSIVYPQSYGYAAYPYSPATSPGPQVGGDGQLYAAQQQYQYPAFFPTGAFATPTQGDLSANKAGGVKTAETKNVASAAGKGSNGTVTGKPNNQTTHNTASNLYGTGAPGGGFAGGYGYDGFYAPVPCYDGSKYSDVQRSGSGVASSYSKSTTVPSSRNQNYRSNSHYTPASMTGYGTGQGYYNRVYQNKVYGSYGSSGRSGTVYGSSGYDSRTNGRGWVSTTDNRYRNWGRGNNSFYGNENNADGLNELNRGPRAKGAKNQKENSEDSLEVKEQTGESNVVEAVETENTCIVPDREQYNKEDFPVDYENAMFFVIKSYSEDDVHKSIKYNVWASTPNGNKKLAAAYQEAQQKPGGCPIFLFFSVNASGQFVGLAEMTGPVDFNTNVEYWQQDKWTGSFPLKWHIVKDVPNSLLKHITLENNENKPVTNSRDTQEVKLEQGLKIVKIFKEHTSKTCILDDFSFYEVRQKTILEKKAKQQQTQKHVSEEKTTTDEKKDSATADSANKESPPATSDAKADENGSVAKPVGVVANGC